A window of Sebaldella sp. S0638 genomic DNA:
AAAGGAGAAATGCCTTTAGGTGCAAGAGGATGGAAAGCAAAAGCAACACTTGATCTAGCTTATGAATATGAACTTGCTAATCTTAATGAAAGAGAAAAAGCAAGACTTATTGCTGTAGAGGACGGATATCATAATTTATCGAAACCGGAAGAAGAAAAAGGAGCATTTAGAAGTAAGGCTTCTGTGGGAGTAGAGGTAGAGGAAAAATACGGGATATTTGTAACTGGAGAATATGTTACTGGCGAACATAGTCAGGAAGACTACAGAGTCGGTGTCAGTTTGAAAGCAGTATTTTAAAAAACAATTATTATAAAAAATACAAAAGGCAGTTACAGTTTTATTTTGAAACTTAACTGCCTTTTTTCTAATAGAAATTTATAAGACATATATGTATAAGATATAGAAAATATATAGAAAAAAATTTGTAGCTTATGTCTGAATATGATAAAATTATAGAAAATACTATTATTTTGTAAACATGTTACTATGAAGAAAAACTACTAAAATACTGGTATATTTTTTTATAAATTCCATTTTAAATTTTCAAAAATATTTAACATTAATAATTAATATATTTAGGAGAAAATAATGAACAAGTATAGGATAGAAGTAGCAATGATAAAAGGAATTAAGAAAAGCTTAGGGATTTTTTCTTTGAGATTCCGATTCAAATTTGCTGAATTTTTGGGAATACTAGCTTATTATATTATTAAAAAAAGAAGAGATCTGACATATGAAAACCTAAAAATAGCATTTCCGGAAAAATCTATGTCAGAATTAAAAAAAATAGCAAAAGAATCGTATAAAACTGTGGCTAAAAATACTTTTATTCCATTGTTTTTAACAGAGTTAATAGAGAAAAAAGCCATAGAAGTAGATAATTTGGAACTAGCTAAAGAACTCTACGGCAGAGGTAAGGGACTTATACTTACGACTCTTCATATGGGCGGTTTTGAAGCGGGATTTTCGCTGGCAAAATGGTTTGATGTGTATACTGTATTTAAAAAACAGAAAAATCCATATTTGAATGATCTTATGACAAGTTACAGAGAAAGAACAGGAGCAAAAACAATACTAAAAAATATAGAAAACGGTTCAAATGATAAAATATCAGAGTGTTTTAGAAATAAAGGACTTTTGATTCTTGCTTCAGATCAATATTCAAACGGGGTAGATATGGAATTTTTTGGTAAACATACTAAGGCCAATGAAGGAAATATGCTTTTGGCAATAAAATATAAAGCGCCTGTAATCTTAGCGTATTCTGTTTTTAAAGAAGACAGGGTAAATATAACCTTTGTGAAAGAACTGGAAGTGGAAAAAAAGGGGAAATTAAGAGAAACGCTCCAGTATAACACACAAAAACTGTTTTATGATTTTGAGGAACTGATAAGAAAATATCCGGGTCAATATATGTGGCAGCATAACAGATGGAAAATATAAGGAGAGAAAATGAAAAAAGTTTATTTGCTGATTTTAATTTTGATAGTAAGTATCGGCGGAATTTTTTTGGCAAAATCTGTGAGAAAAACGAAGAAAACTACTGGAATAACAGAAATAACAGGGATTTCTCCTGAAAAATCAGAGGAGAGAGAAAGCACCGGAGGAAAAAAAATCATAGATGGGGATTTTTCAGTATATTTACCTGATTTAGATAATGAAAAAATAAAAATGTACTGGAAAAATAAGAACGGCGAGGCGTATTCCGAGTTATCAAAAGTTATTCAGGAAAATCCCGGAGATAAAATTAATTTTGCTACAAATGGCGGCATATACAGCATAGAATACAAACCTAAAGGATTATACATAGAAAATTACAAAATAATATCAAAAATAGATCTCAGGCATGGAGAAGGCAATTTTTATATGCAGCCGAACGGAGTGTTTTTTATTGAGGATAATCAGCCGAAAATATCAGAATCAAAGAGTTTTACATATAATGAAAATATAAGTTATGCAGTTCAGTCAGGACCGCTGCTGGTAAAAGACGGCGTAATAAATAAAAAAACAGGTAAAGACTCTAAGTCTTTGAAAATACGTAGTGCTGTAGGAATAACAAAAGAAAACAAAGTCTTTTTTCTTATGAGCAGTGAGGGAATAAACTTTTATAATTTCTCAAAATATGCGCTGGATAATCTGGAGTGCAGAGATCTCCTGTTTTTGGACGGAACAATATCTAAAATGTATTTTTCAGATGAAAAAGAAGCTCCAAAGCAGGATTATCCATTTGTAACTATTATAACTTCTGAAAAAAAATAAGAATTTTTATATAAAGCTGTTCTTTTCATATGAAAAAATTCAACATTTTAAATACAAAAAAGAACTAAAGAAGTTGACAATTATATGCAAAAATGATAGAATAACACTTGCCATACTAGCCGGGGAATCAGCGGTGCCCTGTATCCACAATCCGCTATAGTGGAGGTGAATTCTGAGCTTGAGGGGTAATTTGGTATAAAGCCTTCAGGCAACGGCGTTGAGAAAAAAGTCCTATATTGCAGGATGTCGGTGAATTGTGTCAGGTCGGGAACGAAGCAGCACTAAGTCGAAAGTTTCTGGGTTTGTGGGGTCGCTTTTTTTGAGCCTTTGTCTGTAGAAACATATATTGAGTTATTTCGAGAGTTCGGTGTATGGCTAGAAAAGATATCAGCTGGATTTTTCTGGCTTTTTTTATTAATAAATATTTTAATCCCGGGAGGAAAATTGGATATTATAAAATTAAAAACAGAAGACCAAGGAGAACTTGGGGAATTAAAAGTTTTGGATAATGAATTCGAGATGCCGGAACCCGGGGAAGAATGGTTTGCCATAAATGACAAGGACATGATAATGGGTTACGCAGTTTTGGAAATGAAAGAAACGCCTGTTTTGAAAAAAATATTTGTGAGAGAAGATCAGAGAAACAGCGGTTATGGAACAAAACTTTTGAAATCTTTAATTAACTGGGTGAGAAGCAATAATTATGACGGTATGGTTGTTTTAGATCATAAGAATTCTAATAAGTTTCTGGAAAGACTGAAATTCGTGAGAAACGGGGAAGCTTATATAAGAGATGGTCTGAGCTTTAAGAGAAAAAAAGAAAAGAAAGCTATGCTGGTAATTATATTCAATTTATTTATAAATATTATTCTGGCTTCATTAAGAATAGTGTTTGGTTATATGGGAAACAGTACGGCACTGATAGCTGACGGTGTAAACTCGCTTACAGACTGTGTAAGCAATACTATAGCCGTGGTTGGTCTGAAGGCAGGAAGCAAGCCGGAAGATGAACATCATCCTTTTGGACACGGAAAAATGGAATCTATTATGAGTATCATAATTGGAACACTTATTATAGTAGCAGCTTCAAATATATTATATGAAAATATAATGAAGCTGGTCAGGGGAGAAGTAAGCACACAGCCTCCGGCATTGCTTATCGGAGTTTCTATAATCTCTCTGATTATAAAAGCAGGACAGTTTTTCTTTATAAAGAGAAACGGGGAGAGACTTAATAATACACTTTTACTTGCTTTATCAAAGGATTATAAGTCAGATTTTATAATAAGTACATCAGTTGTAATAGGAATATTTCTGTCAAGACAGATAAGTCCCGTGATGGATTCTTTTCTTGGTATTGCTGTGATTTTATATATCATCAAGGAAGGTTACGGGATAATAAAGGATAATTCCCTTGAGCTTCTGGATACTCAGGATAAGGAATTTCTTGAGGAAGTCTACAGCTTTGTCATAAAAGAGAAAGGCGTGGAAAATGCCCATGATTTTCACATGTCTAAATCAGGAGAAGATATATATCTGTTTCTGGATATAAGAGTGAATAAAAATATGCTGGTAATGGAAGCCCATGATTTGTCACACGAAATTTCTAATAAACTAAAGTTGAAATACAGGAACCTAAAAGATGTAATCATACATGTGGAACCAGTATATTAAGGGTTTTTGTACAAATATATATATTTTAATCTTATAATAATAATATATTTGTATTTTAGTTGAAATTTAATTACAAAATCTTTCGGAGTTAAGGTGCTGACATTGCTATTGGACGCAATGTGTGGTATAATTAATAAAATTTTATAATAGAAGAGGAAACAAATGAGTATATTAGACGGTCTAAATAAAGAACAAAGAGAAGCAGCAGAACATATAGACGGCCCTGTGCTGATACTGGCAGGCGCGGGAAGCGGAAAGACAAGAACGGTAACTTACAGAATAGCTCACATGGTAAAGGAAAAGGGCGTATCTCCTTTGAATATACTGGCTCTTACATTTACTAATAAAGCAGCAAAGGAAATGAAGGAAAGAGCAGAAGCTCTGGTAGGAAATGATGTTCATAACCTACAGATATCGACATTTCACTCATTTTCTGTAAGACTCTTAAGAATATACGGTGAAAAGCTGGGATATGGGAATAACTTTAACATCTACGATACAGATGATCAGAAGTCATTAATAGGTAAGATAATGAAAGAACTGAATATACAGGATGATACTACGCCGGGTAAAGTAGCAGGCAGAATAAGCAAGCTTAAAGAAAAAGGAATTGATATAAAAACAATAGAACGGGAAGTAGACTTGCGTGTCCCTTCTAACAGAGCGTTTTTTGATATTTTTGATAAGTATGATAAAACTTTGAAATCCAGTAATGCAATGGACTTTTCAGATCTGATATTAAATGCAAACAAGATTCTGGATAATTCGGAAGTACTTGGAAGAGTACAGGAAAGATATAAATATATAATAGTGGACGAGTATCAGGATACTAACGATCTTCAATACGAAATAATAAATAAAATAGCTTCAAAATATAATAATATCTGTGTAGTCGGCGACGAAGACCAGAGTATTTATGCTTTTAGAGGGGCAAATATTAATAATATACTGAATTTCGAAAGAGACTATAAAAATGCCCTTGTAATAAAACTGGAAAAAAACTACAGATCTACTGAGAGAATACTTAATGCGGCAAATGAGCTGATCAGAAATAATAAATCATCAAGAGGAAAGAAGCTCTGGACAGATGCCGGAAAAGGTGAGAAAATACAGGTTTTTAATGCATCGAATACATTTGACGAAGCTAATTTCATCGCAGAAGAAATACTCAGAAAAAATATAGAAGGCATCCCTTTTAAAGATATGGCAATTCTTTACAGAACTAATGCCCAGTCAAGGGTACTGGAAGAAAAAATGCTTTTGAATAACATAAAATACAGAGTTTACGGCGGAATGCAGTTTTTTCAGCGAAAAGAGATAAAAGACCTCTTGGCTTATCTGAGTGTCATAAATAATATACAGGATAACCTGAATTTCGTAAGAATAATTAATGTGCCGAAGAGATCTATAGGTGATAAGTCAGTAGCAAAGTTCGTTGAAATAGCTGCACAGAAAGGCGTATCACTTTTTGAGTCGCTAAAATATATAGATGAAGTAACAGGACTGCGTGCAGCAGCAAAAGAAAAGCTGAAAGATTTTTACAGACTGCTGGTGGATGTTCTGGAAAATCTTGATAATATGACAGTAAGTGAGATATTTCAGGAAATACTGAACAGAACTAAATATATTGATTCAATAGAGGATAACAAAGAAGACAGAATAAAGAATATAGAGGAATTAATGAACAGTATACGTGAGATAGAAAGAGAGTATCCGGGAATTACATTAAGTGAGTATCTGGAGTTTATATCTCTTACATCCGCAACTGACAGTATGGATGACGAGGAAAATTTCGTAAAGCTGATGACAATACACAGCTCCAAGGGGCTTGAGTTTGATTATGTATTTATAGCAGGAATGGAAGAGGGGTTATTTCCCGGAGAGGCATCTGTACTAAATGATGAAGACCTTGAAGAAGAAAGAAGACTTTGTTATGTGGCAATAACAAGAGCAAAAAAGGAACTGAGACTGTCGCATGCTTCTGAGAGAATGCTGTGGGGACAATCAAGTTATGGACGTCCTGCTTCAAGATTTATAGATGAGTTATCTCAGGATGAACTGGAATTCCTGAATAAAAAAGAGAGAAAATCAGATTTATTCAGACAGACAGAGCAGCCATTGAGATCAGAAAATTTCAAACCTATGACAGATATAGAAAATTTTAATCCTTATAAAAAAGCTCCTGAAGAAGCTAAGTATAAAATCGGGGAATTTGTTAATCACATAAAATTCGGAAAAGGTAAAGTAACAGGTATAGATAATAAAAGTGTAACTGTGGATTTTATGACAGGGGAAAAGAAAATAGCCTTAGCATTGGCAGACAGATTTTTGAAAGGATAGTGTTATGAAAAGAAAAACTATAAAAGATGAAATTACTTACAATGGAATAGGCCTTCATAAAGGTGAGAAAATAGAAATAAAATTAAAACCGGTAACTGACTGCAGCGGAATTACGTTCAAAAGAGTAGATTTACCCGGAGATAACGAAATAAAAGTCTCGCCGGACAATCTTTTTGAACTGGAAAGAGGAACAAATATAAGAAATTCCAGCGGTGTCATGGTATACACAATAGAGCATATAATGTCAGTGTTTCACATAACCGGGATAACAGATCTTCTGGTGGAGATAACAGGTAATGAACTGCCTATTATGGACGGAAGTTCTCTGATGTTTATAGAAAAAATAAATGAAACAGGGCTTGTAGAACTGGAAAAAGATATAGAACCTGTAGTAATAACAGAACCTATTTATTTTTCCGAGGAAAAAGACGGTAAATACATAATTGCCCTGCCCTATGACGGATTTAAGGTATCATATACAATAGATTTCGGACATTCTTTTCTGAAAGCGCAGTATTATGAAATAGATCTGAATCAGGAAAATTATACAAAAGAAATAGCACCTGCGAGAACATTCTGTTTTGATTACGAAATAGAATATATGCAGAGTCATAATCTTGCTTTGGGCGGAAGCCTTGAAAATGCAATTGTCATAAAAAAAGACGGTGTGATAAATCCCGAGGGTCTCAGATTTGAAACTGAATTCGTGAGACATAAGATTCTGGATCTGATAGGAGATATATACATACTGAACAGACCTGTAAAAGGGCATTTGATCGCTGTAAAAGCAGGACATTTTATAAATTCAAAATTATCAGAAAAACTGAAAAGTTTAATATAAGAAATTTTTAGGAGGAGAAAAATATGGAATCAGTAATGAAAATAGAAGATATTATGAATATTTTACCACACAGATATCCTTTTTTGTTAGTAGACAGAGTAATTGAGAAAAATGGGACGGAAAGCCTTGTGGCTATAAAAAATGTCACGATAAACGAGGAATTTTTTAACGGACATTTTCCGGGTATGCCGGTAATGCCGGGAGTATTACAGGTAGAGGCAATGGCTCAGGCTGTAGGACTGCTTATGCTGGAGCCGGGGAAAATACCTTTGTTTATGTCAGTAGACAAATGTAAATTCAGAAAACAGGTGGTTCCTGGAGATCAAATCAGAATTGAAGTAGAAAAATTAAAAGTAAAAAGCAGAATTATTCAGGCAAAAGGAAGATGTATTGTTGACGGTGCAGTTGTCAGTGAAGCTGAATTAATGTTTGCAATACATGACAGATAATAATATTATAAAAGTATTACTGTTTGGAGGAAAATATGAGTATTCATATACATGAAACAGCTATTGTGTCAGATAAAGCCATAATAGCTGATGATGTAAAAATAGGTCCTTATTGTACTATAGGACCTCAGGTAAGTATAGGTACCGGAACTGTATTGGAATCACATGTAACCCTGGACGGAGATACAACAATCGGTGAACATAATTATATACATTCATTTGTTTCAATAGGAAAAATGCCGCAGGATATAGATTATTCAAATGAACATACCAAGATAACAATAGGGAATAATAATAAGATCAGAGAATTCGTAACTATACATAAAGGAACCGAAGATAAATTCGAGACAAAGATAGGAAACAGCTGTCTGATAATGGCTTATGTCCATATCGGGAATGACTGTACTGTGGAAAGCAACTGTATACTCGGAAATAATGTAACACTAACCGGACATGTATATGTAGAAGGTCATGCTATAATAAGTGCCCTGACTCCTGTTTATGAAAATGTACGTATAGGATGTCATGCTATGGTGGGCGGAGCCTCATATGTATTTCAGGATATTCTTCCTTTTACACTTGCAGAAGGAATAAAGGCTAAATCAGCTTTTATAAATATGGTAGGACTGAGACGGCGTGGTTTTAGCGAAGATGAAATAAAAAATCTGAAAGAGGCATATAAAATTATTTTTAAAAGAGGAAATAAGCTGGAGGAAGCAATAAAACAAATGCAGGAAAAATTTCCCGATGATAAAAATATAGAACATATGATACACTTTATTGGAGAAAGTAAAAGGGGAATAGCAAGATAAGGACAAATAAAAAATAGGATGGTAATTTTATGAATAAAAATATACATGAAACTGCAATTATTGCCGATGGGGCCAAAATTGCGGATGATGTAAAAATAGGGCCGTATTGTATAGTCGGACCACAGGTAACAATAGATTCCGGAACAGTGCTGGAGTCTCATGTTGTGGTAGAAGGTGAAACAATAATAGGTAAGGGGAATTATATTTTTTCATTTGTTTCCATAGGGAAAGTACCTCAGGATCTGAAATTTCACGGGGAAGAAACGAGAGTAGTTATAGGAAATAATAACAAAATCAGAGAATTCGTAACAATTCACAGAGGTACAGAGGATAGATTTGAAACAACAGTAGGAAATAACTGCCTGATAATGGCATATGTTCATATTGCACACGACTGTATGGTAGAAGATAATTGTATTCTTGCGAACGGGGCAACACTTGCAGGTCATGTATATGTGGAAGAGTACGCTGTAATAGGCGGACTGACACCTATACACCAGTTTGTAAGAGTAGGACGTCATGCTATGGTAGGAGGAGCTTCAGCTGTTAATCAGGATGTGGTTCCGTATACACTTGCAGAAGGAAATAAGGCAAGAGCAGCTTATATAAATATTACAGGTCTTAAAAGACGCGGCTTCACAGAGAGTGAGATAAAAAATCTGAGAGAAAGCTATAAAATAATATTCAAAAGAGGTCTTAAGGTGGAAGAAGCACTTATACAGCTGAAAGAAAAGTTTCCTGACGATAAAAATGTAGATCATATAATAGCTTTTATCAAAAAAAGTAAAAGAGGTATTACAAGATAATGAATAAAATTGCAATTATTACAGGAGCTGGAAAGCTCCCGACTTTATTTTTGGAAGAAGCTGTAGCCCGTGGATATGAAGTATACCCGGTTTATCTTTTTGACAATGTGGACAGTAAGATAAAAGAATATGGTAATTCTGTAAAATACAGCATTGCCCAGGTGGGAAAAATAATAAAGTATTTAAAATCAAAAGAAATAAGCAGACTGATTATGCTGGGAAAAGTAGAGAAAAATCTTATCTTTTCCAATTTGAAATTTGATTTGGTTGCAACCAAAATATTAATGAATACCAGAAATAAAAAAGATAAGAATATATTAATGGCAATAATAAATCATCTGGAAAAAGAGGGAATAGAGGTATTACCCCAGAAT
This region includes:
- a CDS encoding ATP-dependent helicase; this translates as MSILDGLNKEQREAAEHIDGPVLILAGAGSGKTRTVTYRIAHMVKEKGVSPLNILALTFTNKAAKEMKERAEALVGNDVHNLQISTFHSFSVRLLRIYGEKLGYGNNFNIYDTDDQKSLIGKIMKELNIQDDTTPGKVAGRISKLKEKGIDIKTIEREVDLRVPSNRAFFDIFDKYDKTLKSSNAMDFSDLILNANKILDNSEVLGRVQERYKYIIVDEYQDTNDLQYEIINKIASKYNNICVVGDEDQSIYAFRGANINNILNFERDYKNALVIKLEKNYRSTERILNAANELIRNNKSSRGKKLWTDAGKGEKIQVFNASNTFDEANFIAEEILRKNIEGIPFKDMAILYRTNAQSRVLEEKMLLNNIKYRVYGGMQFFQRKEIKDLLAYLSVINNIQDNLNFVRIINVPKRSIGDKSVAKFVEIAAQKGVSLFESLKYIDEVTGLRAAAKEKLKDFYRLLVDVLENLDNMTVSEIFQEILNRTKYIDSIEDNKEDRIKNIEELMNSIREIEREYPGITLSEYLEFISLTSATDSMDDEENFVKLMTIHSSKGLEFDYVFIAGMEEGLFPGEASVLNDEDLEEERRLCYVAITRAKKELRLSHASERMLWGQSSYGRPASRFIDELSQDELEFLNKKERKSDLFRQTEQPLRSENFKPMTDIENFNPYKKAPEEAKYKIGEFVNHIKFGKGKVTGIDNKSVTVDFMTGEKKIALALADRFLKG
- the lpxA gene encoding acyl-ACP--UDP-N-acetylglucosamine O-acyltransferase, with translation MSIHIHETAIVSDKAIIADDVKIGPYCTIGPQVSIGTGTVLESHVTLDGDTTIGEHNYIHSFVSIGKMPQDIDYSNEHTKITIGNNNKIREFVTIHKGTEDKFETKIGNSCLIMAYVHIGNDCTVESNCILGNNVTLTGHVYVEGHAIISALTPVYENVRIGCHAMVGGASYVFQDILPFTLAEGIKAKSAFINMVGLRRRGFSEDEIKNLKEAYKIIFKRGNKLEEAIKQMQEKFPDDKNIEHMIHFIGESKRGIAR
- the lpxA gene encoding acyl-ACP--UDP-N-acetylglucosamine O-acyltransferase; this translates as MNKNIHETAIIADGAKIADDVKIGPYCIVGPQVTIDSGTVLESHVVVEGETIIGKGNYIFSFVSIGKVPQDLKFHGEETRVVIGNNNKIREFVTIHRGTEDRFETTVGNNCLIMAYVHIAHDCMVEDNCILANGATLAGHVYVEEYAVIGGLTPIHQFVRVGRHAMVGGASAVNQDVVPYTLAEGNKARAAYINITGLKRRGFTESEIKNLRESYKIIFKRGLKVEEALIQLKEKFPDDKNVDHIIAFIKKSKRGITR
- a CDS encoding GNAT family N-acetyltransferase, giving the protein MDIIKLKTEDQGELGELKVLDNEFEMPEPGEEWFAINDKDMIMGYAVLEMKETPVLKKIFVREDQRNSGYGTKLLKSLINWVRSNNYDGMVVLDHKNSNKFLERLKFVRNGEAYIRDGLSFKRKKEKKAMLVIIFNLFINIILASLRIVFGYMGNSTALIADGVNSLTDCVSNTIAVVGLKAGSKPEDEHHPFGHGKMESIMSIIIGTLIIVAASNILYENIMKLVRGEVSTQPPALLIGVSIISLIIKAGQFFFIKRNGERLNNTLLLALSKDYKSDFIISTSVVIGIFLSRQISPVMDSFLGIAVILYIIKEGYGIIKDNSLELLDTQDKEFLEEVYSFVIKEKGVENAHDFHMSKSGEDIYLFLDIRVNKNMLVMEAHDLSHEISNKLKLKYRNLKDVIIHVEPVY
- the fabZ gene encoding 3-hydroxyacyl-ACP dehydratase FabZ — encoded protein: MESVMKIEDIMNILPHRYPFLLVDRVIEKNGTESLVAIKNVTINEEFFNGHFPGMPVMPGVLQVEAMAQAVGLLMLEPGKIPLFMSVDKCKFRKQVVPGDQIRIEVEKLKVKSRIIQAKGRCIVDGAVVSEAELMFAIHDR
- the lpxC gene encoding UDP-3-O-acyl-N-acetylglucosamine deacetylase; the encoded protein is MKRKTIKDEITYNGIGLHKGEKIEIKLKPVTDCSGITFKRVDLPGDNEIKVSPDNLFELERGTNIRNSSGVMVYTIEHIMSVFHITGITDLLVEITGNELPIMDGSSLMFIEKINETGLVELEKDIEPVVITEPIYFSEEKDGKYIIALPYDGFKVSYTIDFGHSFLKAQYYEIDLNQENYTKEIAPARTFCFDYEIEYMQSHNLALGGSLENAIVIKKDGVINPEGLRFETEFVRHKILDLIGDIYILNRPVKGHLIAVKAGHFINSKLSEKLKSLI
- a CDS encoding phosphodiester glycosidase family protein, which produces MKKVYLLILILIVSIGGIFLAKSVRKTKKTTGITEITGISPEKSEERESTGGKKIIDGDFSVYLPDLDNEKIKMYWKNKNGEAYSELSKVIQENPGDKINFATNGGIYSIEYKPKGLYIENYKIISKIDLRHGEGNFYMQPNGVFFIEDNQPKISESKSFTYNENISYAVQSGPLLVKDGVINKKTGKDSKSLKIRSAVGITKENKVFFLMSSEGINFYNFSKYALDNLECRDLLFLDGTISKMYFSDEKEAPKQDYPFVTIITSEKK
- a CDS encoding lysophospholipid acyltransferase family protein; this translates as MNKYRIEVAMIKGIKKSLGIFSLRFRFKFAEFLGILAYYIIKKRRDLTYENLKIAFPEKSMSELKKIAKESYKTVAKNTFIPLFLTELIEKKAIEVDNLELAKELYGRGKGLILTTLHMGGFEAGFSLAKWFDVYTVFKKQKNPYLNDLMTSYRERTGAKTILKNIENGSNDKISECFRNKGLLILASDQYSNGVDMEFFGKHTKANEGNMLLAIKYKAPVILAYSVFKEDRVNITFVKELEVEKKGKLRETLQYNTQKLFYDFEELIRKYPGQYMWQHNRWKI